One Pseudomonadota bacterium genomic window carries:
- a CDS encoding DMT family transporter, whose product MNDHAKGVLLTTVGVLLVVPDSLFVRLIQADPLVVAFWRGLIAGAGVLAFVWVTQGVGLLHALRQTGWAGWVYAVLIGTTTPAFVLAVENTSVANVVFIFASMPVFAAAFSRVFLGEPVSTRMVLTMVAVISGLAVIAYGSRSSTLASWRGDVWALYVSAAFAAALTVARQARATSLVPTLPFAYLGAALLLGLVVSPVSAWRGQWHWILAHGACIGAASCLLALGPRYISSAEVALLVLLESVLAPVLVWWVIGEDPGPLALVGGAIVVGALLVSNGVHLLELRRQRRTERLNDHAD is encoded by the coding sequence GTGAACGACCATGCGAAAGGCGTGCTGTTGACCACGGTGGGCGTGCTGTTGGTCGTGCCCGATTCGCTTTTCGTCCGCCTGATTCAGGCCGATCCGCTGGTGGTGGCCTTCTGGCGGGGCCTGATCGCCGGTGCGGGCGTGCTGGCGTTTGTGTGGGTCACGCAGGGTGTCGGCCTGCTTCACGCGCTCCGGCAGACGGGCTGGGCGGGCTGGGTGTACGCCGTTCTCATCGGCACCACGACACCGGCCTTCGTGCTCGCGGTTGAAAACACCAGTGTCGCGAACGTGGTCTTCATCTTCGCGTCGATGCCGGTGTTTGCCGCCGCGTTCAGTCGCGTGTTTCTCGGGGAGCCGGTCTCGACGCGCATGGTCTTGACCATGGTGGCGGTGATTTCGGGTCTGGCCGTCATTGCCTACGGCTCACGCTCGAGCACGCTCGCGTCCTGGCGCGGTGACGTCTGGGCGCTCTACGTGTCGGCGGCCTTTGCCGCGGCCCTGACCGTGGCGCGCCAGGCGCGCGCCACCTCGCTTGTGCCAACCTTGCCATTCGCCTACCTCGGCGCGGCCCTGCTGCTCGGGCTTGTGGTCTCGCCGGTGTCGGCGTGGCGGGGCCAGTGGCACTGGATCCTCGCACACGGTGCCTGCATCGGTGCGGCGTCGTGCCTGCTGGCGCTCGGCCCGCGGTACATCAGCTCGGCCGAGGTCGCGTTGCTGGTGCTGCTCGAATCGGTGCTTGCACCGGTGCTGGTCTGGTGGGTCATCGGCGAGGACCCGGGGCCGCTTGCGCTGGTGGGTGGCGCGATCGTGGTCGGCGCTCTGCTGGTGTCGAACGGGGTCCACCTGCTCGAGTTGCGACGGCAACGTCGGACCGAGCGTCTCAACGACCACGCCGACTGA
- a CDS encoding GNAT family N-acetyltransferase: protein MTITVTDAHADDRGAWEALYRGYAAFYAVPMTDSTLETVWTWIHDPAQPLWCRLARDCGGTAVGLMHFRAMTSPLRGREIGFLDDLFVDPAARGSGAVDALFTDLEHQARARDWPSVRWITADDNYRARAVYDRIAHKTQWNTYQLDIGS, encoded by the coding sequence ATGACCATCACTGTCACTGACGCGCACGCCGACGACCGCGGTGCGTGGGAGGCGCTCTACCGCGGCTACGCCGCGTTCTATGCAGTGCCCATGACCGACTCGACGCTCGAAACGGTCTGGACATGGATACACGACCCCGCACAGCCGCTCTGGTGTCGCCTTGCCCGGGACTGCGGCGGCACAGCCGTCGGCCTGATGCACTTTCGCGCGATGACGTCGCCGCTCCGGGGCCGGGAGATCGGCTTCCTGGACGACCTGTTCGTCGACCCTGCCGCGCGTGGCTCAGGTGCGGTCGACGCGCTGTTCACCGACCTCGAGCACCAGGCGCGTGCACGCGACTGGCCGTCTGTCCGCTGGATCACCGCCGACGACAACTACCGCGCGCGCGCCGTGTACGACCGGATCGCCCACAAGACACAGTGGAACACCTACCAACTGGACATCGGGAGCTGA
- a CDS encoding OsmC family protein produces the protein MARYSATIEWTLAPDADFCGKHYSRGHRWHFDGGLVVPASPSPSIVPPPWCDVGSVDPEEAFVAALSSCHMLFFLSEAASAGIEVTAYRDAADGVMRKNKDGKIAVTTVTLRPDARYAAPPAPPAPETIASLHHRAHGLCFIANSVHTEIVTEIVN, from the coding sequence ATGGCCCGGTACAGTGCAACCATCGAGTGGACACTCGCGCCAGACGCCGATTTCTGCGGCAAACACTACAGCCGCGGCCACCGGTGGCACTTCGACGGCGGTCTGGTCGTGCCAGCGTCGCCCTCGCCGAGTATCGTGCCGCCGCCGTGGTGCGACGTCGGCAGCGTCGACCCCGAAGAGGCTTTCGTGGCGGCGTTGTCGAGCTGCCACATGCTGTTCTTCCTCTCCGAGGCGGCCAGCGCCGGCATCGAGGTCACCGCATACCGCGACGCCGCGGACGGCGTGATGCGGAAAAACAAAGACGGTAAGATTGCGGTCACGACGGTCACCCTGCGCCCTGACGCCCGCTACGCGGCGCCACCGGCGCCACCGGCGCCGGAGACGATCGCGTCGCTGCACCACCGCGCGCACGGCCTGTGCTTCATTGCCAACTCGGTGCACACGGAGATCGTCACCGAGATAGTCAACTGA
- the speB gene encoding agmatinase gives MGRHRPGDQAFDHTSLYGTETEMPYSGTRSFMRRRLSRELEGVDFAVLGIPADMSTSGRPGARLGPEAVRRASSQLSWGEVWPWGFDPFDRLAVVDYGDVHFRRGQVADMVAQTEQTAHAILSSGCGVVGIGGDHLTTLPLLRAHARVHGQLAYVQFDAHRDTQANDAIDHGTFVHHALREGLIDATASVQVGIRTHYPHDDPMTVLYRPWVREHGPAALVREIERVVGDRPTYLSFDIDGVDPAFAPGTGTPVVDGLTPGEVFDTLRALGNLNLVGFDLVEVAPPYDPSETTALFGASVLLELFCMLAAKRG, from the coding sequence ATGGGCCGACACCGACCTGGCGACCAGGCCTTCGACCACACCTCGCTCTACGGCACCGAGACGGAGATGCCCTATTCCGGCACCCGCAGTTTCATGCGCCGGCGGCTCTCGCGCGAGCTCGAGGGCGTCGACTTTGCCGTACTCGGCATCCCGGCCGACATGTCGACCTCGGGTCGACCGGGTGCGCGGCTCGGGCCCGAAGCCGTGCGGCGCGCGAGTTCGCAGCTGAGTTGGGGCGAAGTCTGGCCGTGGGGCTTCGACCCCTTCGACCGCCTCGCGGTGGTCGACTACGGCGACGTGCATTTTCGCCGTGGCCAGGTCGCGGATATGGTTGCGCAAACGGAACAGACGGCCCACGCCATCCTCTCGAGCGGATGTGGCGTGGTGGGCATCGGCGGCGATCACCTGACAACCCTGCCGCTGTTGCGCGCGCACGCGCGCGTGCACGGTCAGCTGGCTTACGTGCAGTTCGACGCACACCGTGACACCCAGGCCAACGACGCGATCGACCACGGGACGTTCGTGCACCACGCGCTCAGGGAGGGCCTGATCGATGCGACCGCCAGCGTGCAGGTCGGTATTCGCACCCACTACCCCCACGACGATCCGATGACCGTGCTCTACCGGCCGTGGGTGCGCGAGCACGGCCCGGCCGCCCTGGTGCGCGAAATCGAACGCGTCGTTGGCGACCGGCCGACCTACCTGAGCTTCGACATCGATGGCGTCGACCCCGCCTTCGCGCCGGGTACCGGCACACCGGTCGTCGACGGCCTGACCCCGGGCGAGGTGTTCGACACGCTCCGCGCCCTCGGCAACCTCAACCTGGTCGGCTTCGACCTGGTCGAGGTCGCCCCGCCGTACGACCCGAGCGAAACCACAGCCCTGTTTGGCGCGTCGGTGCTGCTCGAGCTGTTCTGCATGC
- a CDS encoding N-acetyltransferase family protein, protein MHGFSLSDYRDTHWDAVSRVYAEGIATGHATFETDLPSEAAWRAKFLDGLCRVALDAGGTPQAWAGAVATSDRCAYAGVAEVSVYVAEAARGQGLGRWLLSDLIERSEAAGIWTLQAGIFPENTGSIALHLGCGFRLVGRRERLGTLAGVWRDVNQYERRSTVVGCAI, encoded by the coding sequence ATGCACGGTTTTTCGCTGAGTGACTACCGCGACACGCACTGGGACGCCGTGTCGCGCGTCTACGCCGAGGGCATCGCCACCGGCCACGCCACCTTCGAAACCGACCTGCCTTCCGAGGCAGCCTGGCGGGCCAAGTTCCTCGACGGCCTGTGCCGGGTGGCGCTGGACGCCGGGGGCACACCCCAGGCCTGGGCCGGGGCGGTCGCGACTTCGGACCGCTGCGCCTACGCCGGTGTCGCCGAGGTCAGTGTCTACGTCGCCGAGGCCGCTCGCGGTCAAGGGCTCGGTCGCTGGCTGCTGAGCGACCTCATCGAGCGCAGCGAGGCGGCCGGCATCTGGACACTGCAGGCCGGCATTTTCCCCGAGAACACCGGCAGCATCGCGCTGCACCTGGGCTGCGGCTTTCGACTCGTGGGCCGCCGTGAGCGCCTCGGCACACTCGCAGGCGTCTGGCGCGACGTCAACCAGTACGAGCGGCGGAGCACTGTCGTCGGGTGTGCCATCTGA
- a CDS encoding pilin, whose product MAAQDEQGPAHEQTQPGFSLIELLIVIAIIGIIASIAAPPYRDDVRSAQVAEIVRPADGVKTGQTEFHILHGRWPSQAGGVSDLGRQAAADYETDVVQCMWVTNNVAGFGRVIVDVKAEPFGAAGRVRLALSQTGSLITGTYRANPWPTDAQFRPDLPDDACGA is encoded by the coding sequence CTGGCCGCTCAGGACGAACAAGGACCGGCGCATGAGCAGACTCAACCGGGGTTTAGCCTGATCGAACTGCTGATCGTGATCGCGATCATCGGCATCATCGCCTCGATTGCAGCGCCGCCCTACCGCGACGACGTGCGCAGCGCGCAGGTGGCCGAGATTGTCCGGCCCGCTGATGGCGTCAAGACCGGCCAGACGGAATTCCACATCCTGCACGGCCGCTGGCCCTCTCAAGCGGGCGGGGTCAGCGACCTCGGACGTCAAGCGGCTGCCGACTACGAGACCGATGTGGTGCAGTGCATGTGGGTGACGAACAACGTCGCCGGCTTCGGCCGCGTCATCGTCGACGTCAAGGCCGAGCCCTTCGGCGCTGCGGGCCGCGTGCGCCTCGCGCTGTCGCAGACCGGCTCGCTGATCACCGGCACCTACCGCGCCAACCCCTGGCCAACGGACGCGCAGTTCCGCCCCGACCTGCCCGACGACGCCTGCGGCGCCTAG
- a CDS encoding FAD-binding oxidoreductase, with the protein MIYDFAIVGGGIAGTSLAATLAPDRSVAVLERESAWGYHATGRSAAEFTRRFHGDIVGRLTTASQDFMLQPPDGFSATPLLHRRGNLVIAHHDKATRLDDTAAEEAHTAPPGASPLERLSPTDALERVPFLDPSWLAGALFDPDCWDIEVESLLQGYRRQARGAGATTELNWALDRAHFANGTWTLGAGETELRARVVVNAAGAWADTVAALCGVPTLNLQPLRRTAINLPVDGHDLSTVPEVNEVDEDFYFKPDAGQLFVSPADETPVDPHDAWPEEMDIAIAADHVAQCTTLEITRVAHSWAGLRTFAPDRLPVVGYDTGHPGFFWYAGQGGYGIQTSSALARVGRAAALGEPADADLLALDIGPERFAPHRFASR; encoded by the coding sequence ATGATCTACGACTTCGCCATCGTCGGCGGTGGCATCGCCGGCACGTCGCTCGCGGCCACGCTGGCGCCGGACCGGTCGGTGGCCGTGCTCGAACGCGAATCCGCCTGGGGCTACCATGCCACCGGGCGTTCGGCCGCCGAGTTCACCCGCCGTTTCCACGGTGACATCGTCGGTCGGCTCACCACCGCGAGCCAGGATTTCATGCTGCAACCGCCAGACGGTTTCAGCGCCACACCGTTGTTGCACCGGCGCGGCAACCTGGTGATCGCCCACCACGACAAGGCCACTCGCCTCGACGACACCGCCGCCGAGGAGGCGCACACCGCACCGCCAGGGGCCTCGCCGCTCGAGCGACTGAGCCCGACCGACGCACTGGAACGCGTGCCGTTTCTCGACCCGAGTTGGCTTGCCGGGGCGCTGTTCGACCCCGACTGCTGGGACATCGAGGTGGAAAGCCTGTTGCAGGGCTACCGCCGGCAGGCCCGCGGCGCCGGTGCCACCACCGAGCTGAACTGGGCGCTGGATCGCGCGCACTTCGCCAACGGCACCTGGACGCTCGGCGCGGGCGAGACCGAGCTGCGCGCTCGCGTCGTGGTCAACGCGGCCGGCGCCTGGGCCGACACCGTCGCGGCGCTCTGTGGTGTGCCCACCCTGAACCTGCAGCCCTTGCGCCGGACCGCGATCAACCTGCCGGTGGACGGCCACGACCTCAGCACGGTGCCGGAGGTCAACGAGGTGGATGAAGATTTCTACTTCAAACCCGACGCCGGCCAGTTGTTTGTCAGCCCGGCTGACGAAACGCCGGTCGACCCCCACGACGCCTGGCCCGAGGAAATGGACATCGCGATTGCCGCCGACCACGTCGCCCAGTGCACGACACTCGAGATCACGCGTGTGGCACACAGCTGGGCGGGCCTGCGCACCTTTGCGCCCGACCGCCTGCCGGTGGTCGGCTACGACACTGGCCACCCGGGGTTCTTCTGGTACGCCGGCCAGGGCGGCTACGGCATTCAGACGTCCTCCGCGCTCGCGCGGGTCGGCCGAGCCGCGGCGCTCGGCGAACCCGCCGACGCCGACCTGCTTGCGCTGGACATCGGCCCCGAGCGCTTTGCCCCCCACCGTTTCGCGTCACGCTGA
- a CDS encoding PLP-dependent aminotransferase family protein → MTGDALSPEAVAVLKAGYAGHSGAKSRRLYLALYDLLASAQLAADTQLPASRVLAPVLGVGRNTVTATYQQLADEGLLYTAQRGGTRVRAQTGAAPATGERLGPETACGGRLSRRATADAVRERPLALCPGEPDSTLFPRQAWSRALARAGRSADAKLGYRYDAGEPTLREAIARYLASWRSLSVDPACVLITASTRQSLAIAAGLYADPGDTAWVESPGYSGASQAWRLLGLQLKPLAVDGEGLVCPADLAGARLLYATPCFQYPAGHGLAPARRRALLARAADAGTVVFEDDYDSEFRDDSQPRPALASAAASQGATVVHAGTFSKLMFPAVRLGWMVLPVGHVPAAMGVMRSLGGGHNAVQQRAVASLLDDGTVARHLVRARAEYGRRRRALIDTLANSPLRVRNGSGGLSLVIDLPAPVDRGRLVRALHGHGLGAHPLEALDLNADSASPCRALVVGTGNLAVADTVCAAGRLIDAWQAVHPLA, encoded by the coding sequence ATGACGGGTGATGCGCTCAGCCCGGAGGCGGTGGCCGTGCTGAAAGCGGGTTATGCGGGCCACTCTGGCGCGAAATCGCGGCGTTTGTACCTGGCGTTGTATGACTTGCTGGCGTCGGCGCAGCTCGCGGCGGACACGCAGCTCCCCGCGAGCCGTGTGCTCGCGCCGGTGCTCGGGGTCGGCCGCAACACGGTCACGGCGACCTACCAGCAGTTGGCCGACGAAGGTCTGCTCTACACCGCACAGCGGGGTGGCACGCGGGTGCGCGCCCAGACCGGTGCCGCGCCGGCCACCGGGGAGCGCCTCGGTCCGGAGACGGCGTGTGGCGGTCGCCTCTCGCGGCGCGCAACCGCCGACGCCGTGCGCGAACGCCCGCTCGCGCTCTGCCCCGGCGAACCGGACTCGACCCTGTTCCCGCGCCAGGCCTGGTCGCGTGCACTCGCCCGCGCGGGCCGCTCGGCCGACGCAAAGCTCGGTTACCGCTACGATGCGGGTGAGCCGACACTGCGCGAGGCGATCGCGCGCTACCTTGCAAGCTGGCGATCGCTGTCGGTCGACCCCGCCTGCGTTCTGATTACCGCGTCCACGCGACAGAGCCTCGCCATCGCCGCGGGCCTTTACGCCGACCCCGGCGACACGGCGTGGGTGGAGTCACCGGGCTACAGCGGCGCGAGCCAGGCCTGGCGTTTGCTCGGCCTGCAGCTGAAACCACTCGCGGTCGACGGCGAGGGTCTCGTCTGTCCGGCAGACCTCGCCGGTGCCAGGCTGCTCTACGCGACGCCGTGTTTCCAGTACCCCGCGGGGCACGGTCTCGCACCCGCGCGACGACGTGCCCTGCTGGCGCGCGCTGCCGATGCCGGGACGGTGGTTTTCGAGGACGACTACGACAGCGAATTTCGGGACGACAGTCAGCCTCGGCCGGCGCTGGCCAGTGCGGCGGCGTCGCAGGGTGCGACCGTGGTGCACGCCGGCACTTTCTCGAAACTCATGTTTCCCGCGGTCCGGCTCGGCTGGATGGTGCTGCCTGTGGGGCACGTGCCGGCCGCCATGGGCGTGATGCGCAGCCTCGGGGGGGGCCACAACGCGGTGCAACAGCGCGCCGTCGCATCGCTGCTCGATGACGGCACCGTCGCACGGCACCTGGTGCGGGCGCGCGCCGAGTACGGTCGTCGACGTCGCGCGTTGATCGACACGCTGGCCAACAGTCCGCTGCGGGTGCGCAACGGCAGTGGCGGCCTGAGTCTGGTGATCGACTTGCCTGCACCGGTCGACCGAGGCCGCCTGGTACGGGCGCTGCACGGGCACGGCCTCGGCGCGCATCCGCTCGAGGCGCTCGACCTCAACGCCGACAGTGCGTCGCCGTGTCGCGCGCTCGTGGTCGGCACCGGCAACCTCGCCGTCGCGGACACCGTGTGTGCCGCTGGGCGCTTGATCGACGCGTGGCAGGCGGTGCACCCGCTGGCCTAG
- a CDS encoding pyridoxamine 5'-phosphate oxidase family protein: MTALPPPKGARHRVRQGAKRAAYDRETLYAVLDACRVGHVALIDGGKPISIPSAVVRIDDALYLHGSNSSRLFRAMASGCDVCVSVCELDALVVARSAMHCSMNYRSAVVFGVGEKVCDTDKVALLDAFTEHLIPGSRGHFRPHLAKEIKATTLIRIALDEASAKVRTGGPVDDAADVALPIWAGVIPLVTAAAAPIDADDLPAGIAPPAFATPE; encoded by the coding sequence ATGACTGCACTTCCCCCACCAAAGGGCGCACGGCACCGCGTGCGTCAGGGTGCCAAACGCGCCGCGTACGACCGCGAGACGCTGTACGCGGTGCTGGACGCCTGCCGGGTCGGGCATGTGGCGTTGATTGACGGCGGCAAGCCCATTTCAATCCCATCCGCCGTCGTGCGGATCGACGACGCGCTCTACCTGCACGGCAGCAACAGCAGCCGGCTGTTCAGGGCGATGGCGTCAGGTTGCGATGTGTGCGTGTCGGTGTGCGAGCTCGACGCACTGGTGGTGGCCCGCTCGGCCATGCACTGCTCGATGAATTACCGCAGCGCCGTGGTCTTCGGTGTCGGGGAAAAGGTGTGCGACACCGACAAGGTCGCGCTGCTCGACGCCTTTACCGAGCACCTGATCCCGGGCAGCCGCGGGCATTTTCGACCACACTTGGCGAAGGAGATCAAGGCGACGACATTGATCCGGATTGCACTCGACGAGGCCTCGGCCAAGGTGCGCACTGGCGGCCCGGTCGACGACGCGGCGGATGTCGCCTTGCCGATCTGGGCCGGGGTGATTCCACTGGTCACAGCGGCCGCAGCACCGATCGACGCCGACGACCTGCCCGCCGGCATTGCACCGCCGGCGTTTGCCACACCCGAGTGA
- a CDS encoding molybdopterin-binding protein produces the protein MTDPSTVTAAMIVIGDEVLSGRTADVNINAVATACTEHGIALVEARIVADDEDAIVEAVNTLRARVDYVFTSGGIGPTHDDITADSVAKAFGVGLREHPTAIQLLLDHYKDPAQLTPARRRMARVPEGGELIYNAVTKAPGFRVDNVYVMAGVPTIMRSMLKAIFPTLRGGEVVQSCTVRVERGESSVADALAAVQAAHPDVAIGSYPFTENGVFGTHLVARSADLGRLAQVQTALQQLADGA, from the coding sequence ATGACCGACCCTTCCACTGTCACGGCGGCGATGATCGTGATTGGCGACGAAGTGCTCTCGGGGCGCACCGCCGACGTCAACATCAACGCCGTGGCGACGGCGTGCACCGAGCACGGTATTGCGCTGGTGGAAGCGCGGATCGTCGCCGACGATGAAGATGCCATCGTCGAGGCGGTGAACACCCTTCGCGCGCGGGTCGACTACGTGTTCACCAGCGGCGGCATCGGCCCGACCCACGACGACATCACCGCCGACAGCGTGGCCAAAGCCTTCGGCGTCGGTTTGCGCGAACACCCGACGGCCATCCAGTTGCTGCTTGACCACTACAAAGACCCAGCCCAGCTGACACCGGCCCGCCGACGCATGGCGCGGGTACCGGAGGGCGGTGAGCTGATCTACAACGCTGTCACCAAGGCACCCGGCTTTCGGGTGGACAACGTCTACGTGATGGCGGGTGTCCCGACGATCATGCGCTCGATGCTGAAAGCGATCTTCCCGACCTTGCGCGGTGGCGAGGTGGTGCAGAGCTGCACCGTGCGGGTCGAGCGCGGCGAAAGCAGCGTCGCCGATGCGCTCGCGGCGGTCCAGGCCGCCCACCCGGACGTTGCCATTGGTAGCTACCCGTTCACCGAGAACGGCGTGTTCGGGACCCACCTCGTGGCGCGCTCGGCCGACCTCGGACGCCTGGCCCAGGTGCAGACAGCCTTGCAGCAGCTTGCCGATGGGGCGTGA
- a CDS encoding DUF2058 domain-containing protein: MGKSLQDQLLKAGLTTKHKAAKARKANKVAEHAKRAGKAPHESDTQRAAREAAEAKAERDRALNQARDAERAANETAAQARNIVEHATVAVSAGDTAFNFTVDGVVKTLQVDAEHSRHIATGRLAIATAASGYALIPAVAAEKVQSRLPELVVCWHRGEEATPTDEDDPYAAYEIPDDLMW, encoded by the coding sequence ATGGGCAAATCGCTACAGGACCAATTGCTCAAGGCCGGACTGACGACCAAGCACAAGGCCGCCAAGGCACGAAAGGCCAACAAGGTGGCCGAACACGCCAAGCGCGCCGGCAAGGCGCCACACGAGAGCGACACGCAACGCGCAGCACGCGAGGCGGCCGAAGCGAAGGCCGAGCGGGATCGCGCGCTCAACCAGGCGCGTGACGCCGAGCGTGCGGCCAACGAGACCGCAGCGCAGGCGCGCAACATCGTCGAACACGCCACTGTCGCGGTCAGCGCGGGCGACACGGCCTTCAACTTCACCGTCGACGGCGTGGTCAAGACCCTTCAGGTGGACGCCGAGCACAGCCGCCACATCGCCACTGGCCGACTCGCCATTGCCACGGCGGCGTCGGGCTACGCGTTGATTCCCGCCGTGGCGGCCGAGAAGGTGCAGAGCCGGCTGCCCGAGCTGGTGGTGTGCTGGCACCGCGGCGAGGAGGCCACGCCGACCGATGAAGACGACCCCTACGCGGCCTACGAGATCCCAGACGACCTCATGTGGTAG
- a CDS encoding DUF2256 and DUF3253 domain-containing protein, which yields MGREPRADKVCAHCGRTFSWRKKWAADWASVRYCSARCRRSPRDDTDSALERAIVDLLGQRARGATVCPSEAARAVFAADAWRAQMERTRQAGRRLVATGELEWLQRGRVVDPDTARGPVRFRLRR from the coding sequence ATGGGGCGTGAACCGCGCGCGGACAAGGTGTGCGCACACTGCGGTCGCACCTTCAGTTGGCGCAAGAAGTGGGCGGCCGATTGGGCGTCGGTGCGCTATTGCTCGGCCCGGTGCCGCCGCAGCCCGCGAGACGACACCGACAGCGCACTCGAACGTGCGATCGTGGACTTGCTTGGCCAACGCGCCCGCGGCGCGACCGTCTGCCCGAGCGAAGCGGCCCGTGCGGTGTTTGCCGCCGACGCCTGGCGCGCGCAGATGGAACGGACGCGCCAGGCGGGGCGCCGCCTGGTCGCCACAGGTGAGCTGGAGTGGTTGCAGCGTGGCCGCGTGGTCGACCCCGACACCGCCCGCGGCCCGGTGCGTTTCCGTTTACGTCGCTGA